CACGTGCGTATTCAGCGGCGGGTAGGCTGCTAATTGCTTCGCCGCGTAGGCCAAGGGCTGATAGCTCCGCCGTTCCTGCCTGACGCCATCCCGGAGGTGGGTTTGTGGACCGTCCAGCGGTAAAATCGGCTATGCGCGCAAATTCGTCTTTCCTATGATCGCCAGCAAACTCTGCTGCGACAGCCGATTTGGCCCCTCGATGCGCGATGTTGGTGGAGGTTGACGCCACATAATCCTGATGAAAGTGTATGTCTGTAAGCAGGTCATTTTTCTGCAGCCGCGCACCATCGAACAGCTGCATGGCAGCATGCGCGTGCGGACCAGAAACAGATCCGACCGTCATAAGAAAACTTCTTTCATCATCGACATTCTGACAATATCAGCTTCAGAGGTGTTTTGTCTCTAGTCGAAACGCTTAGGGTTGTTGGTTCCATTGTAGCCATAAATTGTTTGCCACCGACTTCGGCAGATTGATACGCTGCAATATCATCGGCCGGTCTTCACATTGCAGGGTTGCCTTGTCCTTATCCAGAAAGCTTAGCCGCGACCAGGTTAGCAACTCGTCGGATACCGAAAATAGCGAGCGATATTTTCTTCGTGCCAAGGGCCTGGCCATCCGGCCCTGCCGTCGCAAATAGACGATATCGTCCGCGCTGATTGCACAACCGTCTTTGCTCCGCAATCTTGCCTGCAACTGACCGGGTTTATCGCTTCGCAACACGACCAAAGTGGCCATTTGATCGATCAGTGTCGGGGCGACTTGCTCCACGATCCTGGTGTCAGCAAGAGCCGGATCGATAGACAGCTCCCCTGCACCATAAACTCTTATGGTCTCGCCATCCAACCACTCTGGCTGTCCGCCTTGTGACAATAACGCCTCACGGTGGCGCCAGTGCGATGCAACCAGACATGCTGTTTGTTCATCCCCGTTTTTCGCTAAACAGTCATTACGCGCTTTGTTGAAGGCAGCTTTACTGCGGTTTGCAGCTGTTCCAGTTCGCGCCGCTGCCAGTCGTTGCACATCTCTATACAAAGCTGCATTTTCCGACGTTGAGACAGGACAGGGTTCAGCATTTTGACCCAAGCACCATGGCGCTTCGCTGCTTCCTTCTTCAAAGCGGATCGCCTGCCGCAAAGCACTAACATCGTCTTGCGTTACAGGAATTTGACGATTCCCAACAACCAGTAAGGCTGGGCGGTCGAGTTGTATGTCGTTAAAAACCGGGAGTTGATTGAGCGCAATTGTTGCACCGCCCAATTGCGCTCCTGTTGTATCGGTATCCCAAAAGGCGAAGCTGGAAATTTGTGCTTGTCGTAAGTCCGTACCTTTCAGCGATAGCCCTTGGCGGTTGAACGAACAGCCGTCCGTTTCGCCGGCGCCGCAACTAAATCGAACGCCGCGCATCAAGGCGCCATCGAAACTGGTGCGTGCGAAACTGCCAGTCCAGCCACCGTCGACCAAACTGCCGTCCAGATTTGCGCCACTTGCATTCACATCGGACAGATCGCTTTCGCGCCACAGACTGCTGGTCAATTGCGCACCGCTAAGATTGGCACCAGCCAGGTTACTACGAACAAAGCCCAAACCACTGGCACTCACACTCGACCAGTCGCTGCCCGATAAATCGCTACCGACGAAGCAAATATTCTGCAGCTTCAGTTTTTTGAGTTGCCATCCTGCGAAATTGCCACCGTCAATGACAATTGGCGCGGTTCCTCTGCCGTTGCGACGGCGGACGTTTTTCAGATCGAGGAGCTTGCGAATTGTGCTACCGTCGACGCGCTTATGTGACGAACTTTCGATACCACCTGGTCCAATTGCTGCTGAAATACAGCTATCTACTGTCGCCGCTGTACCGCCTTCAGTTTGTTCGGCACCACCCAGAGCCGTAGCGGCCAGTATCAGTTCGAGCATTGCAAATGTCCCTCAGCGCCAAGCGCGAATCATTTATTCCCAACCCACTATCCGATCTTCGCGACCATCGGATGACAAGTCAAATGACGATAGTTGCATCCTGACTATCGCCCAGGCAATTGGGCCCCCTAGTCGTTTCGCTTAGGCACAGTGGTCATAATGGCTAGCGCGCCGGGCGTACAAAATAGGATAGTTAGAAGGCCTGAAAAAATGCCTATCAGGAGCTTTAGCAGATGGTCGACCCCGCCTCACAAGCAGCACAATCCGGTTCACAGAATTTCCAGATGTCAGGTCAAACATCGGGGCCGGACATGCAGACCATTGCCCAGCAGATTATCGGTTCAAATCAGACGACCACCGGTTTGGACATCGCTGGAATTCGGCGTGACCTTGATGCGCTGACCGCGTTTGACAGCAGCTTGGGTGGCCAGATTAATCAAGCAATCGTCTCGGAATTAACGCCGGTACAGCAAGGCGAATTGGCCCGGACGCCGACTCTAATACAAGCGCAAGCAACCGGAACACCAGTAGCCGCCAACGATCCTGGTCCAGATGTTGCGACGCTGGCACTCGATCTTGGCCAGATAGCATTGGATATTGTCGGTATTTTCGAACCAACACCCTTTGCCGATGGTGCGAATACCCTGATTTCCCTTGGCCGCGGC
This DNA window, taken from Parasphingorhabdus litoris DSM 22379, encodes the following:
- a CDS encoding pentapeptide repeat-containing protein gives rise to the protein MLELILAATALGGAEQTEGGTAATVDSCISAAIGPGGIESSSHKRVDGSTIRKLLDLKNVRRRNGRGTAPIVIDGGNFAGWQLKKLKLQNICFVGSDLSGSDWSSVSASGLGFVRSNLAGANLSGAQLTSSLWRESDLSDVNASGANLDGSLVDGGWTGSFARTSFDGALMRGVRFSCGAGETDGCSFNRQGLSLKGTDLRQAQISSFAFWDTDTTGAQLGGATIALNQLPVFNDIQLDRPALLVVGNRQIPVTQDDVSALRQAIRFEEGSSEAPWCLGQNAEPCPVSTSENAALYRDVQRLAAARTGTAANRSKAAFNKARNDCLAKNGDEQTACLVASHWRHREALLSQGGQPEWLDGETIRVYGAGELSIDPALADTRIVEQVAPTLIDQMATLVVLRSDKPGQLQARLRSKDGCAISADDIVYLRRQGRMARPLARRKYRSLFSVSDELLTWSRLSFLDKDKATLQCEDRPMILQRINLPKSVANNLWLQWNQQP